The genomic window ATATGGAAATGTTGTCATGCAGCTGGTGTTGATCTTGTAACAATCACTATCTACACTTTTTAGCCTTGAATGTGGATATTATTGAGATGAGTTAGGCAcaaagcagtgttttttttaaatttgaagtaACGTGAAGGATTAGTGACAAAAATGGAGGCCGACGACTTCTTTCAATCTTAGTGAGTATTAACATTCAGTAAAATAATTAAACGTTGGCACGATTATGTGTTTTACAGTGCAGCGGTATTTCttggaaatgtttaaacatAAGTAAAAATGTTACGCTGGTGAGTAAAAGTCATGAGTGGTGCTCACTGTCTGTGTCGAACCCTCTCATAAAAGGTGACAATCAAATATGAAATGGTGAGACTTGCAGGTTCATCTCTGTGCACTCGTGATGTTGATGGGGATGCGGTCTACAGGATGAGAGTGACTGGGCAGAGATGAGGTTCTGAAAGTAGGAGAACTGACAGACACTGGGACAGACAAGGTCTCCAGGTCGGCTCTGAACTGGTGGAACAGCAGAGCGAGATacaggacaggacagggagTTAACAATCATAATGAACTGTACGTCTAAGCCAGAGGCCATTACTGGAACATAAAGtcgtacgcacacacacctcctcttcctctgaacTGTCATGGTCATGGTAGCCCTGGGCTATGGAGGCGGTCAGGGAGGCTGCCTTTGGCTCCAGGTAGCAGAGGCACAGCGCCagggggaaggagagggtgagagcgTAAGGGACGGAGAAGGATGTggagagcaggaagaaaaagatgaagaggaagcagGGGATGAGTGACGGTGACTTAATGGGGAGGAAGTTCTGCGCACACTCAGGGAGGAAGCGCATCTCTGACAGATCGGGGAAGGTGAGGTAGCCGTCCTCATCCAGCATGGAGGACAGGTCAGGCAGGTgcagggagaaggagaagagcgTACCGCCGCGGCTCTTGCCCTGCTCCAGCCTCTGCTTTCGGGCCGAGAGCAGCAGCGCCTGCTCCTGCAGCAGGGCAGCTTTGCGATCAGCATGGGCTTGCCGGCGGCGGCACCCATTGCCGTTCTTGGCTGGACTGACTGATGAGGCTCGTTTTCGTACATTCTCCCTGCGCCTCCGCCGCACTTTAGTTGATGAAACAGGTGATGAGGGGAGTGAGAGCTCGGAGCGGAGAGGGTCAGTTGTGTATACACAGGGAGAGTACTGACGGAGGGTAATGTCAACGAAGGGATGACGTGTGTGTAAATGGAGAGGAGCGAAAGGGGAAGGGGGCGAATACGCATGAGCACACACGAGTATAGTGTGGGGTCAAAGGAaggacaagaaaagaaaagctaatTAGTAAAGCGCACACAAGATGAAAGCACTTAGGCCTAGCCTACTGCAGAGGGTTAAGCTGAAAGCAACTAGGAAATTCTATTCAGCCATTACGTTATTAAAGAAAGTttattaaggaaaaaaaaaacaactaaaatctCAAAAAGGATTAAAAAGAGTTGCAGCAGCTTCTCAGGATCATGATCCGTCTCTCTTTGAAAATCCAAGGGCATATTTACCAATATTACCGCTCTTTGAgccaaatacaaaaacacttcAAAGCCTCTGAAAGGTTCTTTAATCTGAATGAAACGCAGCTCTGACTGCGCTGAAGGTGTCTGTACACAGTGGATTACCTTTGTGTCATGTCTGAGCGGTGTCGTGGCAGTGGGCTCCAGTGTGTCCGCTTCATCCATCGCAGTGTCTTCCTGCTCCgccttctcttcctctgctttcttCTCGGTTGTTACCGTGGTGATAATGTCCCCCTTGGCAATGACTTTGGCTGCCCCATCAGCTGCAGTGTCCTTCATCAAAGTCTCGTGGTTCTCCATAATGGGAGCTGAAAGCCAGAGGACAAAGATGGATGTGAGGGGCCAGAATATTTTTATAGACACTGAGGGTCCGAGGAAAATCTGCGAGCAGGGAAATAAAAGGTTTGATTTGCTCCTGCACATTGATGTTATGAGGTCCTGTGACTTTGTCGCTTAACTACATAAGTGTACTAGATGTTTTAGCTTTGCCAGCTTTCATTTTTCTTGCTTCCtgtttaaagaaacagaaaagtctCACTTTTAACAAAGAAcatttgatgttgttttattgtgcaggtgACAGAAACAGGGTTTCTGCTCTAAACAAACTGGATAACTAAACAAAAGTCCTGGAGTTGACACCATTTCAACTCTGATGGCACTTGTGGCCagtcaatgaaaacacaaccacaaacagcTCCTCACCTCCATCTAAGCTGAGGGACATGTTGTAGCGTTTGCTGGCTGAGCGCTCAAACAACGGAGCAGGTCTGATGATTTGGGAGCTGGCTCTGCGGGTCTGAGCCTGCGTTCTGCCACTGTAGCGAAACTTGGAACCGAGGCTCAGGAACTTCTTCGGAGGTGCCTCTGGGGACACGAGCCTGTCGCCAGTTACAAACACTCACATTaatcaacaagaaaacaaaacatcaattTAAGCTGCACACTTTGAAAAGAATTAGAACGCCTTCTAATTTGAATACTCTCCAGAGAGCCTTTGGGCTTGACTCGCTACACAAAAGAACCCAGGAGACCAATTTTTGCCTTAAGCAGCACAAAGCTACTCTGCATGTTGTCCAAATGACAAGAGCTACTAACAAACTGAGCACAGTTCCACTAAATCAAGCATTTGAGGTGGTTATCAGTTCATTTATGTTTGCATGGCTGGCAAGGTCACTTTAATGAAACAATAGCAAAGAGCTGGGGAAACAAAGAAGCTTCTGTTTGACGAGTCCAATAAGTCAAaattcttttccttttctacaAAGGCAGATTTTCAATCATCATCCACTTTAGGGAGGAATAAAATCCAACCTTTTATCTTAAATTACAAACCTTCTGCTATGTGAGAAACAGTTTCCTCGTTTATGTCTTACCTGAAAAAGGTATGATGTTCAACACAGACCTTCCACAGCCTTTTGGCAGCGCGATGATTTGGAAGCTTGAAACCGATTGTGCTTTCAAACTGTTCAAACTGCAACACAGATTAAACACTGTAGTCAGATTCTCTTACTCTGAACTTTCCTGTAAATACATCCATCTAATCTATCTTTTTAAATTAACTATCACGAATGTCCTCTTTACCTCGCCGGGTCGGATTTTAATGTAGAAATTGTTCCTCTTGTAGGAGATCTTGAGGATTTTGGGCCAGGCGAACCTGTTGATCCGCAACCGGTCTCTGTAGATGAGGAGGCCACTTGCACAAACGCCCAGCATGATCTCCACACCCTCCGAGTCCTGCAGACAttaacagagacacacacaaaaaaataacaaagaaaatgcacaaaaaagaaaattagttTAGTGAATCTCCTTATTAATGTGTAACGTTGGTAGAGTAACACTGAATCCCTGACAAAGGAGAAGCTTAAGAACAACAAtgctcttcttctcctgttctGCTAAAGATAAGCTCGTATTCGACAAACTCTAAGGTGTATGGAGGTTTTCGGGAGCCCGGGCACAGCAGGGTTATGTAGACTTGAACAGAGCTAACTTGTGATAAGAGAAGGGTAAAGCAGGCAGGTGATGAAATAATGAGTTCAGGCATACTCTAATCTTCTCTATGCAggctgtgttgctgttgaaCGGTGATTCAAAAGGGGCACAAAGTGAGTGAGAGTTGGCAAAAGCGACAGTGAAGTCTTGGGAAATGGTGGATGAGGCACAAAATGATGCTCTTCACTGCAGAAGCATGAGATGAGCAGGTGAAACCAGTGATAAAGGTTTGAAGAGGGAGGCTCTGGCCCCAAGCAGGAACAACCAGTCTAAAATAACAATGGGATGTTGAAAGTGACAAATTTGTATGTAACCATGcacgagaaaaaaaacacacacacgcactcacacacttgGGTAAGCACATGGGATGCAGCCTCTTACCTCTCCCAAAGCTGGAGCCAAGCTTTCATAGAGACTCCCTACCAACTTTGCATttaatgagagaggagagaagacaaaAGAGGGATGCTGGTCTGATATGTACATATTTTTCTCGTGAATCAAAACGGTGTCTCATAGAAGCAACGCTGAGCATTGTCGTCGACTCAGTTTGATCAAGGCCGCTTCCTCGTCTCTGTCATCTCCTCCATTCTGATCTAAATCTGCAAAGGCAATATCCTCCCCATCACTCACATCTACACCCATTTTGACTTTCAAAGCGCTTTGGATAACAGATTCATATCAAGACTGATGactgtaattttcttttatGATGACAGTGGTCCTGCTGTCACATTTCAGCTCTCTCTTTACTGCCTGTGTTCTAATGAAGTGTTTGATCCCATCTGGCTGGCACACTAGacgaaaaaaagaaagaagccgAGCTGGGCTCTAGATCCCACCCCATCCCGCCCCTTTCTCCCCCTACTCTTTAGCCCCAGATCCACGGAGGTAGAAGTGAAATAATGTCAGTCAATCTGTGGTGCAGCAGAGGCGTTTCTGTGACAGCCATGATGTTTCTGAAGCAGCGGTGCTGTGGTGGAAAGCGTCGCTACTGACTGCATGATTGCGATGTGTTAGATTGCATAGAGAGAATACAAAACATATTCATCAGATTACTTGAAAACATCTTAATGCAGCTCGGAGGCACTGACTGTTTCTGGAGACATTAggttaacaaataaaaagatacCACTCACGATTTTTATGGTTGATATAAAGCTGCAcccagcagctggttagcttagcttagcataaatgCTGGAGACAGGCAATGTTATTTAATTTTAGGAACTGTTTTGATAAACTTTATACAAGCAGTTAAAAGTTCATATGACGTGTTACCTTGGCGTGGTGGAGGTCCACACCATACATGGACAACTTCTTGGCGTTTTCCAGGAAGTGTATCTCCGCTTCGGCCGGTGTCATCCCCCTGATAAAGACGGAACCAACCAGACATTAGGAGTCAACAAATTGAGACAAGAAGAAAGATTTGATGCTTTCAGACCAAAGTTATACTCAAGACCAGTCCTGTGAGATCTGAACAGGGATACTTCACAGATTTATTGTATAAAAGCTTTCAGGGAAATGGTTGCTTTTATGGATGCTTTCAACTGAAGCGACACAGATAACCGTGAGTGCATCCATTTTTAGCATAGAGGCCTTCGGGGAAACTCTAATCCTGGCACTGTCATAGCCTCGCTCCACCCACAGGGCGAGACAGGACTGCATTAAATTACACACAAATCACTGTAATACAGAGAGAACAAGGGGCTCAGACAAAAGGACAGCCAGCTGGAACCattaataagaaaacacaaatccagTGTCTACAGACGTGTTGCCTTTCAAAGAATATTATTAATCTTTAATGTGACTCAAGTTAACCGGACTGACTAAAGGTTTTAAAGTTAAAAGaacctgaaaaaaacattttccaaacctGCATCAAAATATGAGCAACAGGCTTTAGTGGGAATTTTCTGCTGAAGTTAGatgtgttcttttattttttcatacgaTAAACAGTTTCTCATTTAGAGGGTTTGTGCACAAATCAAAGTTTAGAAACATTCAAATCTGAGTGAAGAAATTTGTTTGGTTGTATTTCAGGCCACTTTCAATCAAATCTGATTACAACTAGAGCCTTGCTGATAAATCGGTTCAGTCATtgtgaaaacctttattttacacaGATAAACAATATATCAAAgatttgcatttatatttgtactgtagattaaaaaaaaacatgtttattttcttaattcaagatctatatatttggttgtatttgtgttttctttatatttctaGTCTGGTTTAGTTTGTggttaaacagtaaaatatcaagcctcaattccATTTCTTCATatatttcccttttcttttttatatacatatgtgtTAGAAATATTTTACTCCCATATTTTACTTGAATATCTGGCTCTGAAAAATCTATAAAATTAAAACCTCACTTAAAGTAAAGATTAGATGTTTTTGAttatacaaaaaacaaatctttaccTTTTACTAGAATgatttgaaataactttttaaaagatgttGTACAATTTGATTGATAAACCATCCAGGTCCAGGGCTGTATGAAAAGATAAAGCTATGAaaattgttttataaataaagtggAGACTAACTTGTAGGTCTTGTGGAGTTCCATGACCTTCTCCTCTAGCTCTTTGGTCTGGTTGGGTGCAAAGCGCAGTTCGCTGATGTAGTCGCTGCCCAGTTCTTCAGGGTCATAGTCTCCCAGTTCAGACTGCACTGCGTAGGAACCCAGTACTGTGTGGGTGGCGAAGGAGCAGGGCAGGCGACCTGAAACCACATCATCTCTAAGCTGCAGGCACAGATAGTACCtgtgtgaggaagaagagacacAATACaaatcagtaaaacattttgtctggaTTTCCTTGAAAGCCTATCAGTGGTATTTAATGTCACTGCATGcacataattaattattttccctTTTAAACTACATTTTTAGGCATCAAATCAATTAAACTAAAGCTTAAAAACCCACAATTGCATTACTAACTCACCTTGTGATATCCTCAGTGAGCTGGGAGGGATCTGGGGGGTAAAACTTTACGTTGAATGCAAAGTTCCAAGGACCAGCTGAGACATAGAAAAGACATTGAATTATTAAAAGCAGCACTTTCGAGGTGATACACCACATTTAATCAATTCACTGGATTCAGGAGGATATGAGACTTACTCCTTATCTGCTTCTTCAGTTCCTTGGAGGGGTCCAGCCAATTCTGCAACAGACaaccacagacaaaaacattcatCATCACCACTTTATGAGCATATTACTAACGACTGAAGTTCCTAAGTCGGACATTCTGGCTGTCTGAGAATGTTTAGCAGAGTCATCATATAATTTCCCTACATAAGGACTTTAGGAAAGTTTTAGTCAGTCTGGTTTCAATGTGGATGCATTTTACTCCACTAACTTTAATTTGAGGGTTGTCCCTAATATGACAGTTAAGATGATAGTTTGCTGAAGTACCTTCTGGTTCTCTACATCTTTGTGTGTGATTCCGAAGTAGTCTCTCTCCAGCAGATTGAGGTGATCGCATACTTTGTCAAAGAGCACTTGTCCCCTGGCTCGTTTCTgtgacagggaaaaaaaaacattcagcattCAGTACTGTCatataataaaaaactgaaagcaGTGGGAATATAAGAAAGAGTGATCAGACTGAGTTTTCTTTAGAAATCTCAGGCCGTTTGCTGgtaataattaaatgaaaattaacTCTAGATTAATTTTTGCAGTGCATCAACGTGACATCTTTTCAATTACAATAAGAGCGTGATGACACAGCACTTTACACTGCTGCTTAACGGAGATCTCTCTGCACAGGCAATGCCCAGAGGTATTGCAGCCGCTTTCGACCAGGTGGGCAACTCTGGATCAATTCATTCCCTCTGTATAAAGAAGAATTTTACAACAAACACACCTTTAAATTCCTGAGCTCAAGGTGAACCTCAGTTAAGTGAAGGCTTAGCAACGATCCAGTGCACATCACTGACCTGGAGCCGGATGTCATCAGCTGGAGCTGTGTCACTTCAGACTCATTTGGCTCGGCTCACACGGGATATTTTAAGGTCTGAGTTGCCACAACACAGACGCCTCCAGCCAAAGCCAGCTCCTCATGTCTGATACGCTGAGAGCCACTGCCACATTTGAGCAGCAGGAGTCACAACGCACCGCCGCATCTGTCAGATTCACATGTCAGGCACAGTATTGCCTGACATGGATAAACACACATCTGGCAGGGATTTTAAACAGATGCAGACCAATATAGTCTTCAACACGTGGTTGATTTGTGCGATTGTCTACATGCACAACATTCTCTTTATGAGAAAACTCCAGGGTATGTGCGTGATTTGAAGAGAGCTATAAAGCTGCTGTTGGCAGCGAGTTAATCCTATCAGAACATCTCAGATGGAATTAGCAGAGTCATGTCAGACTATTGCTGCCTTGCTGTGACAAGCAGCTTTTCACTGCAACACTTAACTCTGGCTTTTAATGACagagcctccacacacacaagacagaagGTTCGGCAAATCTCTGTTTAGGCTCAGTCACAGAGTAGTCTGAGAGAAACAGCTCCAGTAACCAGACTGAATGTTAGGGCTGCAACAGATTCCACTGACTGATCTGGTTGTTGAGGAAAATGGAAACAGCAAGAAGCTGGAAGGAAAATTGATGTCATATTGAACAGCGACTGGAGATTCATAATGACCTTATGGAAAAGGAACTTACATCACCAAACCATGATTTAAAACTTGTTATACAACTAGTAACTATTTCCATCATGTATTTATCTGCagaccattttttaaaatcatttgctttataaaatcctgctgacaaacaaacaaccaaacaaactaacaaaaagaCGACGGGGAATGTGTAACCTCATCAGCGGCGATAATGATATTACTGATTAACagattatcaaaatagttgcaGATTAACCAACATTGACTGGCATGCATTGCCATGTAGTTTTTAAGGCAGGATTAAAATGTGTATCTAAACTCAAATGAGTCTGTGAtagataacaacaacaacaacaaagtgaGGCGTGGGAttccccccccaccctctaCAGAGAAATAACAGCCTCTGAAGTGAAGCGGAGGAGGTTCAGTCACAGTAAATGATAGGAAACGATTATGCCGGGACATTTGAGTTGAGCTGGAAAACTACAAGGTCAGGGggataaaaatgtcaaatcctGACATTTCTGGATCAGTTTAAATGGgtttgggggagggggaggaatcCCTGGCAGTTCTGTAAAGGATCCTCTGACCTTAATTGTATCACTGTGTCAAACATCATACACTGACCTGCCACAGCTCAGGTCCGCTGAGGTTTTACTTACCCTCTTCGGACACTTTCATACTGATCTTTTCTATTTTCAGGAAAACAGCATGGATGATGGATGTTCATGTTTGTTCCTTAATGGTTGCTATGACAACTCCTCTGGGAAGCAGGCAGCTGACCAGCTGTTATTTGTTGTAATTTGCTTTTGTATTGTTatggatgtttttcttcatgaaaCCCTTTCAGTCGGTATTAGTAATATACACATGAAGACACTGGTACTGTGACTTCAGGTATCAGGATCAGTCGTGTATGATTCCCGCCTCGTGCACCATCACTGCATCATTAGCACAGCTTGATTCTGTGATATTGcgctaataaaaaaaaaaaaaggattcagTCACAACCACGATTTGCTGAAGGGTCCTTGGAAGGTCTGAactgaaatgtaatcagttatcaggtttgttttttgcatatttaaacacattgagaaAGGAGAAGCAGTTGATTAATGACTTGCTTGTTTAATGATAAATGGCTTAAAATATTAACTGCTTATCAGACTTAATAGAGACAGTGAGTACCAAGCACCAGCCtgataaaaaacatattgttaaattaagaatgtgtttgtgattatGTTTccagtttctgtctctgctggatCCATTGTCTCACATTCCCTCTAATGACCTCTGCTCCAAGGTTATAAGTATTCCTCATCTAATGGTCGCCAGTGTCTGGAAACAATGAGCGAGACCCAGGTAGCCCTGGCAGGACAGCAGGACTGGAGATTACAAGATGAAATTAGATTCTTATAATGTAAGATGTCATTAAGACATGAATACAAACTTAACAGTGATGTTTACAtttcttcagtgtgtttttgtaaatcaCACATTATCAGAGAGTAGTCTGATTACCTTAAGGATAAGCCCCTTGAGAAATATAATCTTGCTTTAAAGGAGAGTTCCAATAGATTAAATTATAATTAGATAATAAGGTTGTTGTGCATATACAGTTAAAGCTCAACTGCAGGATTACATAGTTAATGGCATCTAGTTTATACTCCATATCTGCACGATAATAAAATCAATATCGTGTTCTCAACGAAATTGAAATCATCACTCAAAAGGctaattattgattaaatgcTCATACCGTTTAAGCTGATTCACTTAGATAATTGAAGAATCGTGACTCgtaatttataaaatataagacatttttttgtgtttttcatttgctcataaataacaaacaacatGAGGGAACATCTAACTCACATGAAGTTACTATCtactatgttttttttacaatatcagTTTACaaattgatatttgatatttattttaattatattatcCAGCCAGTAAAAGCAGTTGGTAGATGGAGATGCAGCCATATCGGCCAGGGTCTGATTCACATACATACTATCATCAGTTATATTAGATGTAGTTTAAGGGAAAGCATTAGCACATCTCTCTGAGCAAAATCCTTTCAAATCAGCAGCACTGGAGAAACACAAAGGAACAAGTTGCCCACATTGTCCCTCATTTCCAGCTCCTTGTCCTTAAGAATCCTTCTCTGGCCTCAGTGGGACATCAAAAAATGCTGCCAACGCAAAGTCAGTGACACTGATTCCCTCCAACAAATGCTCCTGAGTCACGGTCAGAACGCCTCACCTCACCGCCACCACCAAAAACAGTGGGATTATCTTTCTATCCAAACCCCTGGTGGGAAGGAATCTGCTCAGAGGAGACCCGAGAAGAAAGGTCTGGTTCTTTACTTCAGCCCGCACACATTATTGGGAAAAGTAGAAAAGTTGAAAGCCACACAACCCTGAGAAAAGGCTCCACTTTGTATTGTTACGAAGAAAGAGTGAAATGTCAGGTGAGTTCACTGGTCAGATTTCTTTTTGAATTCATGCATTTCTGAGAAAGAAAGACTGTTTGAAGGCAGTAAGCAGCTACTATGttcaaacaaatgcatttacaacaataacaacGCCTCTTTGACTGACTGTGGTGTCGTGTTTGATAAGCGTGAACACTGGAAATAATTACTCAAGGCTACATATGCTGTTATTTGAcacaataataaatgtaaatccTAAAGAATACATAAGATATGCActgtcctaacatatcacagcTTTACTCTGGTGACCACTCTGTTTTGATGCAACTAAATCTAGGTCAATGAACATTCTATTTTTAATATGACCATTTTGTTTAATTGTCCAGACTCCAGCCCAGAAACTGATGCAACCATTCATCACCTCACCCTGCTCTTTCATTCTAACCCTGTATGATCAACAACCAACTCATGCtccatttctcctcctcatAAACATCCCACCGCAGTATTTAACTTCTCCACATTATGATAAAAGCAACACTGCTGGGATGTTGAGGTTGCAAGCTTCGTATTTACAACACAAAGGCATGTATTTTTCAGTGTGTCGGTTCTCTTTCCCTCACAGGATTTATTTCTGGATCATGGATGAGCTTTGAAGTACCAACTAAACAGCTAAAGAGCTgttacgtaaaaaaaaaaaaaaaaaagactgcagGGAAGAAGctttggaggaaaaacaaatcccCCGAAGCAATTTGGCACAATGCAAATGCACAGTGAAATCCATGAAATCCCTGTTTCTAAGAAGCACTGCtaaaaaagaagattttttattctattttgttACAGCAGGGCCAAGTGTCACAGGACTGATATTTGGAGGAATCCAGAAACAAACTCTCAGGGGTTTCATCTCCTTAGAAAACTGTCTTTGTGGAACACGTGTATTCGAATATACATGTTTGAAAATAATCTCCCACCGCTCTATCTAAAGGAAAGAGCTTATACATCAATTCAGACTGAACCAGCACTTATTCACctttaacaaaaagaaaatgcttcagtcttttttaaatgttctaaaTGGTGACATCTTCAGATTAGTAGTGAATCCGCAGATGGAATGCTACGTTTTCTAATAATGGGTGATCATGCGTGATTTTTCAAGTGTTAAATGCAACACCTTTCGAAATACACCGCTGATGAAACAAACTGAGATTAAATAATCACACAGTACCCACCTCCACATCGAGTGTGAAGTCCGAGCCATCGAGCAGGGAGACTTTGCACTGCATGATCTTCACCTTCTTCACTCCTCTCAATGGAGACTTGGACAGACGACTGATGGATGACCTGTGGGATTCCTGgtcctcttcctgctgctcctgaGACAAAGGGATCAAGTGCAATATAACATCAATGAGTACATAAGGTTTGTATGGACTCTGTGTCTATTTCACTGGATGACTAAAAGAATTCTGATCAAGGCTTAAATGATTTTTGACTGGACGTGTTCAGACATGAAATTAGAAATACTATCTGTACACCATTTTCTTACCTAACTGCCTCAGACTGACCTAAACGTATTTTAATGTAGCTGTCTTTGACAAAACCACCAGTGCTGTCACATGTCCAAAACCTAAAAATAACAACGGGGACCCTGAGTGAATGTAATCAGGTCCCACTGAGAGGACCTAGAGGTGTACCGCCATTTTGTCTTTAA from Paralichthys olivaceus isolate ysfri-2021 chromosome 16, ASM2471397v2, whole genome shotgun sequence includes these protein-coding regions:
- the LOC109642618 gene encoding band 4.1-like protein 3 isoform X20, with amino-acid sequence MTTESGTDSEAKQPQENKETEKGKAKAAASQQSQAAAEPSSPQNQPEQLPAAVGHSTPARKEQEQQEEDQESHRSSISRLSKSPLRGVKKVKIMQCKVSLLDGSDFTLDVEKRARGQVLFDKVCDHLNLLERDYFGITHKDVENQKNWLDPSKELKKQIRTGPWNFAFNVKFYPPDPSQLTEDITRYYLCLQLRDDVVSGRLPCSFATHTVLGSYAVQSELGDYDPEELGSDYISELRFAPNQTKELEEKVMELHKTYKGMTPAEAEIHFLENAKKLSMYGVDLHHAKLVGSLYESLAPALGEDSEGVEIMLGVCASGLLIYRDRLRINRFAWPKILKISYKRNNFYIKIRPGEFEQFESTIGFKLPNHRAAKRLWKVCVEHHTFFRLVSPEAPPKKFLSLGSKFRYSGRTQAQTRRASSQIIRPAPLFERSASKRYNMSLSLDGAPIMENHETLMKDTAADGAAKVIAKGDIITTVTTEKKAEEEKAEQEDTAMDEADTLEPTATTPLRHDTKYSPCVYTTDPLRSELSLPSSPVSSTKVRRRRRENVRKRASSVSPAKNGNGCRRRQAHADRKAALLQEQALLLSARKQRLEQGKSRGGTLFSFSLHLPDLSSMLDEDGYLTFPDLSEMRFLPECAQNFLPIKSPSLIPCFLFIFFFLLSTSFSVPYALTLSFPLALCLCYLEPKAASLTASIAQGYHDHDSSEEEEVCTDSEQTDFAFDGEMTATESEAEDDSEMRTQDTEPPAEMVKHQTNISELKRSFLETGDSTPGLTEWEKRLSSSPAHSPRADEAPMIEPLELQDTKDEPPAGEDTKEEMEPKATEAPADPEQKTVLATETEEGPAESTGPTLQSLENSEVGTKEMPVVHTETKTITYEAAEVDTNGDADPGVLLSAQTITSETTSTTTTTHITKTVKGGVSETRIEKRIVITGDAEIDHDQALAQAIKEAKEQHPDMSVTKVVVHKETEITPEEGEEED
- the LOC109642618 gene encoding band 4.1-like protein 3 isoform X6: MTTESGTDSEAKQPQENKETEKGKAKAAASQQSQAAAEPSSPQNQPEQLPAAVGHSTPARKEQEQQEEDQESHRSSISRLSKSPLRGVKKVKIMQCKVSLLDGSDFTLDVEKRARGQVLFDKVCDHLNLLERDYFGITHKDVENQKNWLDPSKELKKQIRTGPWNFAFNVKFYPPDPSQLTEDITRYYLCLQLRDDVVSGRLPCSFATHTVLGSYAVQSELGDYDPEELGSDYISELRFAPNQTKELEEKVMELHKTYKGMTPAEAEIHFLENAKKLSMYGVDLHHAKLVGSLYESLAPALGEDSEGVEIMLGVCASGLLIYRDRLRINRFAWPKILKISYKRNNFYIKIRPGEFEQFESTIGFKLPNHRAAKRLWKVCVEHHTFFRLVSPEAPPKKFLSLGSKFRYSGRTQAQTRRASSQIIRPAPLFERSASKRYNMSLSLDGAPIMENHETLMKDTAADGAAKVIAKGDIITTVTTEKKAEEEKAEQEDTAMDEADTLEPTATTPLRHDTKYSPCVYTTDPLRSELSLPSSPVSSTKVRRRRRENVRKRASSVSPAKNGNGCRRRQAHADRKAALLQEQALLLSARKQRLEQGKSRGGTLFSFSLHLPDLSSMLDEDGYLTFPDLSEMRFLPECAQNFLPIKSPSLIPCFLFIFFFLLSTSFSVPYALTLSFPLALCLCYLEPKAASLTASIAQGYHDHDSSEEEEVCTDSEQTDFAFDGEMTATESEAEDDSEMRTQDTEPPAEMVKHQTNISELKRSFLETGDSTPGLTEWEKRLSSSPAHSPRADEAPMIEPLELQDTKDEPPAGEDTKEEMEPKATEAAGYLVKYVADSIVTDGATSSGPHGISLSTTMDDDVFMDGTLREVEEKTPDSQDEVSERSALKVSPGAVRQEVSQAIIDKKGTLIILKEDRLDTEGSEMSILGEKEEPVVPGEPEAQEKDSLSSSIETETIKEDSAVVIEAQMTVVKTLSPKIDVKADDMTQNKGIDSPKKAMASWISEEVKIEASEVISVSAEEVKEVMKCDSLQQKAEFFTFEEVVQTEQSKSIFTQNSIPESSTTTIAVSTLGWVSSSQKAPADPEQKTVLATETEEGPAESTGPTLQSLENSEVGTKEMPVVHTETKTITYEAAEVDTNGDADPGVLLSAQTITSETTSTTTTTHITKTVKGGVSETRIEKRIVITGDAEIDHDQE